The Zingiber officinale cultivar Zhangliang chromosome 10A, Zo_v1.1, whole genome shotgun sequence genome contains a region encoding:
- the LOC122027215 gene encoding stromal cell-derived factor 2-like protein, with product MAFSFFALAVFLYFGLELPEGSPAPAAAAVEEGVEITYGSVIKLMHEKTKFRLHSHDVPYGSGSGQQSVTGFANVDDSNSYWIVKSQPDSSAKQGDIIPHGTIIRLQHMRTRKWLHSHLHASPITGNLEVSCFGGDDSSDTGDFWRLEIVGNGKTWRQDQRIRLQHVDTVSYLHSHDKKYTRIAGGQQEVCGVRDKRPDNVWLAAEGVFLPINSSK from the exons ATGGCCTTCTCCTTCTTTGCCCTCGCCGTCTTCCTCTACTTCGGCCTCGAGCTTCCAGAAGGATCCCCTGCACCCGCTGCCGCCGCCGTCGAAGAAGGCGTCGAG ataACCTACGGTAGCGTTATTAAGTTGATGCACGAGAAGACTAAGTTTCGGCTGCACTCGCACGATGTGCCATATGGGTCGGGGAGTGGGCAGCAATCGGTCACTGGATTCGCCAACGTGGATGACTCGAATAGCTATTGG ATTGTCAAATCTCAACCCGATTCATCTGCCAAACAAGGTGATATAATACCTCATGGAACTATCATTAGATTACAGCATATGAGAACACGAAAATGGCTGCATAGTCATCTGCATGCTTCACCAATAACAGGAAATTTGGAG GTGAGTTGCTTTGGAGGAGATGACAGCTCTGACACCGGAGACTTTTGGCG TTTGGAGATTGTGGGAAATGGGAAGACATGGAGACAAGATCAGCGGATAAGGCTGCAACATGTCGATACAGTCAGTTACTTACACAGTCATGACAAGAAATATACTCGCATAGCTGGAGGACAACAAGAG GTTTGTGGAGTTCGCGATAAGCGACCTGATAATGTTTGGTTAGCAGCAGAGGGTGTCTTTCTTCCAATCAATTCGAGCAAGTGA